A window of Nicotiana tabacum cultivar K326 chromosome 24, ASM71507v2, whole genome shotgun sequence contains these coding sequences:
- the LOC142178563 gene encoding transcription initiation factor TFIID subunit 11-like isoform X1 produces MKRSKDPFEAAFEGQDDSLPESPIGIDENEGQDQAAVDVHVHGGDDANTGSRDNPSASRAASVSVGTTGPISKPKEEDEEEEEENMDVQLGKFSASSDPDKMSKMQSILSQFTEEQMSRYESFRRSGFQKLNMKRVCFAILPLYHILFSSISKPEYVLYYCTQSTTDDVLRVVLSSPLACACVFVALFMYVLPYVCLGWGMELDKKEYTEKMGRT; encoded by the exons ATGAAGCGATCTAAGGATCCTTTTGAAGCTGCTTTTGAGGGGCAGGACGACTCACTCCCTGAATCCCCTATTGGCATTGACGAGAATGAAGGCCAAGACCAAGCTGCAGTTGATGTTCATGTTCATGGAGGTGATGATGCTAATACCGGTTCTCGTGACAACCCTTCAGCATCTAGAGCTGCATCAGTCTCTGTTGGTACTACTGGTCCAATTAGCAAGCCCAAAGAGGAagatgaggaggaagaggaagaaaacATGGATGTGCAGTTAGGAAAATTCTCAGCAAGTAGTGATCCTGACAAAATGTCTAAGATGCA GTCCATATTATCCCAATTTACGGAGGAGCAAATGAGTAGATATGAATCTTTTCGGAGATCTGGATTTCAGAAATTGAACATGAAGCGGGTATGTTTTGCCATTCTCCCCCTTTACCATATTTTATTTTCCTCAATTTCAAAGCCTGAATATGTTCTATATTATTGTACACAAAGTACAACAGATGATGTCTTGAGAGTGGTTCTCTCCTCTCCCTTAGCTTGTGCGTGTGTGTTTGTGGCCTTATTCATGTATGTGTTGCCTTATGTTTGCTTGGGCTGGGGAATGGAGTTAGACAAAAAGGAATATACTGAGAAAATGGGCAGAACTTAA
- the LOC142178563 gene encoding uncharacterized protein LOC142178563 isoform X2 — protein sequence MKRSKDPFEAAFEGQDDSLPESPIGIDENEGQDQAAVDVHVHGGDDANTGSRDNPSASRAASVSVGTTGPISKPKEEDEEEEEENMDVQLGKFSASSDPDKMSKMHSFRPGNNNVTMTLQERR from the exons ATGAAGCGATCTAAGGATCCTTTTGAAGCTGCTTTTGAGGGGCAGGACGACTCACTCCCTGAATCCCCTATTGGCATTGACGAGAATGAAGGCCAAGACCAAGCTGCAGTTGATGTTCATGTTCATGGAGGTGATGATGCTAATACCGGTTCTCGTGACAACCCTTCAGCATCTAGAGCTGCATCAGTCTCTGTTGGTACTACTGGTCCAATTAGCAAGCCCAAAGAGGAagatgaggaggaagaggaagaaaacATGGATGTGCAGTTAGGAAAATTCTCAGCAAGTAGTGATCCTGACAAAATGTCTAAGATGCA CAGTTTTCGACCTGGTAATAATAATGTCACTATGACACTTCAAGAAAGAAGGTAG
- the LOC142178563 gene encoding uncharacterized protein LOC142178563 isoform X3, whose product MKRSKDPFEAAFEGQDDSLPESPIGIDENEGQDQAAVDVHVHGGDDANTGSRDNPSASRAASVSVGTTGPISKPKEEDEEEEEENMDVQLGKFSASSDPDKMSKMHFRPGNNNVTMTLQERR is encoded by the exons ATGAAGCGATCTAAGGATCCTTTTGAAGCTGCTTTTGAGGGGCAGGACGACTCACTCCCTGAATCCCCTATTGGCATTGACGAGAATGAAGGCCAAGACCAAGCTGCAGTTGATGTTCATGTTCATGGAGGTGATGATGCTAATACCGGTTCTCGTGACAACCCTTCAGCATCTAGAGCTGCATCAGTCTCTGTTGGTACTACTGGTCCAATTAGCAAGCCCAAAGAGGAagatgaggaggaagaggaagaaaacATGGATGTGCAGTTAGGAAAATTCTCAGCAAGTAGTGATCCTGACAAAATGTCTAAGATGCA TTTTCGACCTGGTAATAATAATGTCACTATGACACTTCAAGAAAGAAGGTAG
- the LOC107831783 gene encoding transcription initiation factor TFIID subunit 11-like isoform X2 produces the protein MKRSKDPFEAAFEGQDDSLPESPVGIDENEGQDQAAVDVHVHGGDDANTGSRDNPSASRAASVSVGTAGPISKPKEEDEEEEEENMDVQLGKFSASSDPDKMSKMQSILSQFTEEQMSRYESFRRSGFQKSNMKRLLTSITGSAKISIPMTIVVSGIAKMFVGELIETGP, from the exons ATGAAGCGATCTAAGGATCCTTTTGAAGCTGCTTTTGAGGGGCAGGACGACTCACTCCCTGAATCCCCTGTTGGCATTGACGAGAATGAAGGCCAAGACCAAGCTGCAGTTGATGTTCATGTTCATGGAGGTGATGATGCTAATACCGGTTCTCGTGACAACCCTTCAGCATCTAGAGCTGCATCAGTCTCTGTTGGTACTGCTGGTCCAATTAGCAAGCCCAAAGAGGAagatgaggaggaagaggaagaaaacATGGATGTGCAGTTAGGAAAATTCTCAGCAAGTAGTGATCCTGACAAAATGTCTAAGATGCA GTCCATATTATCCCAATTTACGGAGGAGCAAATGAGTAGATATGAATCTTTTCGGAGATCTGGATTTCAGAAATCCAACATGAAGCGG TTGCTGACGAGCATCACCGGAAGTGCCAAGATATCTATTCCTATGACAATTGTGGTTTCTGGGATAGCGAAAATGTTTGTTGGTGAGCTAATTGAAACAGGTCCATAG
- the LOC107831783 gene encoding transcription initiation factor TFIID subunit 11-like isoform X1 — MKRSKDPFEAAFEGQDDSLPESPVGIDENEGQDQAAVDVHVHGGDDANTGSRDNPSASRAASVSVGTAGPISKPKEEDEEEEEENMDVQLGKFSASSDPDKMSKMQSILSQFTEEQMSRYESFRRSGFQKSNMKRVCFAILPLYHLLFSSISKPEYVLYYCTQSTMDDVLRVVLSSPLACACCLSVKI; from the exons ATGAAGCGATCTAAGGATCCTTTTGAAGCTGCTTTTGAGGGGCAGGACGACTCACTCCCTGAATCCCCTGTTGGCATTGACGAGAATGAAGGCCAAGACCAAGCTGCAGTTGATGTTCATGTTCATGGAGGTGATGATGCTAATACCGGTTCTCGTGACAACCCTTCAGCATCTAGAGCTGCATCAGTCTCTGTTGGTACTGCTGGTCCAATTAGCAAGCCCAAAGAGGAagatgaggaggaagaggaagaaaacATGGATGTGCAGTTAGGAAAATTCTCAGCAAGTAGTGATCCTGACAAAATGTCTAAGATGCA GTCCATATTATCCCAATTTACGGAGGAGCAAATGAGTAGATATGAATCTTTTCGGAGATCTGGATTTCAGAAATCCAACATGAAGCGGGTATGTTTTGCCATTCTCCCCCTTTACCATCTTTTATTTTCCTCAATTTCAAAGCCTGAATATGTTCTATATTATTGTACACAAAGTACAATGGATGATGTCTTGAGAGTGGTTCTCTCCTCTCCCTTAGCTTGTGCGTGTTGTCTTTCCGTAAAAATATAA
- the LOC107777629 gene encoding F-box/kelch-repeat protein At3g06240-like: MEIWPGKPYRFLLWNPSTRESIILPHLEFSDEELYAYGLGYDSTTDDYKVVKIDINDQVDEILALKSGSWKRIHEGECLALVHGAFHWYGYSGGRVVNSLNISSEKYGIIPFPETSGLQISSDDELGVSVLGGMLCVYFSNEITFNLWAMKTYGVKKSWTNLFTIPTNGQHPTPMYRFSNGEVLLNDMKYSGRDVYRISDGSFGLSNRIWPLNSDDDIDGVMTYIGIVYTESLINPTLGH, from the coding sequence ATGGAGATTTGGCCGGGTAAACCTTATAGATTCTTGCTATGGAACCCTTCCACTAGAGAATCAATAATACTTCCCCATTTAGAATTTTCAGACGAGGAATTATATGCTTACggattgggatatgactctactACTGATGACTATAAAGTCGTTAAGATTGACATTAATGACCAAGTTGATGAAATTCTTGCGCTGAAAAGTGGTTCCTGGAAAAGAATTCATGAAGGGGAATGTTTGGCACTTGTACATGGAGCATTTCATTGGTACGGATATTCCGGAGGGCGAGTTGTGAATTCATTGAATATTTCGAGTGAAAAATACGGAATAATACCTTTTCCAGAAACAAGCGGGTTACAAATTTCTTCAGACGATGAGCTGGGTGTATCAGTGTTAGGAGGAATGCTTTGTGTTTATTTTAGCAACGAGATAACTTTTAATTTATGGGCAATGAAAACTTATGGCGTCAAAAAATCGTGGACCAACTTGTTCACTATACCAACTAACGGACAACATCCTACCCCGATGTATAGGTTTTCAAATGGTGAAGTGCTACTTAACGACATGAAATATTCGGGAAGAGATGTATACAGGATATCCGATGGATCATTTGGATTAAGCAATCGAATATGGCCTTTGAATTCTGATGATGATATTGATGGAGTTATGACATATATTGGTATTGTTTATACAGAAAGTTTGATTAATCCAACATTGGGTCACTAA